The following DNA comes from Parachlamydia acanthamoebae.
TGTCCCATCCGTTTCTTCTGCATCAATAGCGGTTGCACTTAGCAATAATAAACAAGCGATGCCACTCATAGTTGAAAAGACAAGATTGCGGATCTTATGCATAAAAGCCTCCCTCTGCCCACAAATCGCGGGTGTTTAGTCTTTTTTTTCTATTATAACATGCAAAATATAATGTAGATATATTTTTTGAATTCGCAATTTAAGTAGCTAATTTTTAATGAGGTGAGTTGTTGTTCGGTGTGACGATGCTTAAGATGACGACTCCGGCTAAAATCAACGCGGTTCCAATAAAATGCCAAACACCAAACATTTCTTTGAAATACCAAATTCCAATGCAAGAAATTCCTAAAATACCAAGTCCAGACCAGATGGCATAGACGATACTCACAGGCAAAACTTTTAACGTTAAAGATAGCAGCCAAAAGGCAAAAAAATAGCCGACAAGCACAATAATGGAAGCGAGCGGTTTCGTGAAGCCATCAGAAACCTTTAATGCACTAGTGGCAATAATTTCTGTGATGATAGCGAGAAAGAGGTATAGATATGGTTGCATATATCCTTTATTTTAATAGTCTAGGGAGATCTGCGGCAAATAGCAATGCAGTGTTACGACACGTTTTTGGTCATTACGTGAAGAAAGATCGATTCCACGCAATAGTTCTTTTATCAAAGGAATTTGTTCTCGTGTGGCCCTACGGCCAGCTTCATAGATCTGTAATTTCATTTTGTCATTAAACGTTCCCATTCCAGACGTTTTAGGGCGAATAATGATATCGGCATGATGCGTGCAAATTTCATTTTGCCAGATAAATGCGATCTCAGCGCTGCGAGTTGCCACTTGAAATAGATTTGAAGGGATTGTTTGTGGCAAAAGTTCGCAAAGATCCACTGCAATCACTAAATCTGCACCGAGATCTCTCGCTACTTTTGCAGGAACTGGATTGACCACTCCTCCATCAATTAAAATGCGCCCTTTGTGTTGGCATGGCACAAACATCAAAGGTATGGAACACGAGGCCTGCACGGCTCTAACTAAATCACCTGATCCTATAGGGACAAGTTCTCCTGAAAAAAGATCGCAAGCGACAATAATCAGAGGAATTTTTAAGTCATCAAAAGTTTTTGCGGCTAAATGCTTGGAAAGGGTACTTTTCATCGAGCGACCTTGTGATAATCCATAGCGGCAATGCCAAAGATCTAGGTCTAGTAAAGAGTCAGTCTTTACATTCCAGACAACTTCTTTAACTTTTTCGATGTCGGGAGAATCTGCATAAAGCGCCCCCACCATGCTTCCTGCGCTACATCCAACAATCAAATCAATAGGTATTCCAGCTGCTTTCAACTCTTCAATGACTCCCACATGCGCCATCCCTCTTACGCCACCACTGCCTAAGACAAGAGCAACGCGGATTTTTTCAGGCAAAGAAATCACGCAGGGAGGATGAGGATTTCCTGGTTCGATATAATGATGCGATGCGCAAGATGAAAGGATAAATATCCATATAAGCGCCAAATAGGAGGACCGGTACAATGCTTTAGATATCATGCTTAGAAAACTAATAAAA
Coding sequences within:
- a CDS encoding DMT family transporter: MQPYLYLFLAIITEIIATSALKVSDGFTKPLASIIVLVGYFFAFWLLSLTLKVLPVSIVYAIWSGLGILGISCIGIWYFKEMFGVWHFIGTALILAGVVILSIVTPNNNSPH
- a CDS encoding patatin-like phospholipase family protein, whose translation is MISKALYRSSYLALIWIFILSSCASHHYIEPGNPHPPCVISLPEKIRVALVLGSGGVRGMAHVGVIEELKAAGIPIDLIVGCSAGSMVGALYADSPDIEKVKEVVWNVKTDSLLDLDLWHCRYGLSQGRSMKSTLSKHLAAKTFDDLKIPLIIVACDLFSGELVPIGSGDLVRAVQASCSIPLMFVPCQHKGRILIDGGVVNPVPAKVARDLGADLVIAVDLCELLPQTIPSNLFQVATRSAEIAFIWQNEICTHHADIIIRPKTSGMGTFNDKMKLQIYEAGRRATREQIPLIKELLRGIDLSSRNDQKRVVTLHCYLPQISLDY